The following are encoded together in the Thermomonas brevis genome:
- the lptC gene encoding LPS export ABC transporter periplasmic protein LptC, translated as MNWRLTLTVVLLLGAIASGWQVWRMSHPGGDDVLRTRPDYVLRDYEITSLDKQGRESFTLRGPVLQRDPADKTMTLATPRFQVPDRSGRYWDVQAQQGFVPADGNQLELRGQVRADSPPDAPPATRIETDRLTLDMRANLARTTEEVTVTRPGLTMRGLGLEADFDRQQVSLLSQVHTRYVPSH; from the coding sequence GTGAACTGGCGCCTGACCCTCACCGTGGTCCTGCTGCTGGGCGCGATCGCCAGCGGCTGGCAGGTCTGGCGGATGTCGCATCCGGGCGGGGACGACGTCCTGCGCACGCGCCCGGACTACGTGCTGCGCGACTACGAGATCACCTCGCTGGACAAGCAGGGCCGCGAGTCGTTCACCCTGCGCGGCCCGGTGCTGCAGCGCGATCCGGCCGACAAGACCATGACCCTCGCCACGCCCCGGTTCCAGGTGCCGGACCGCAGCGGCCGCTACTGGGACGTGCAGGCGCAGCAGGGCTTCGTCCCCGCCGACGGCAACCAGCTCGAACTGCGCGGGCAGGTCCGCGCCGACAGCCCGCCGGACGCGCCGCCGGCCACCCGCATCGAAACCGACCGGCTGACCCTGGACATGCGCGCGAACCTCGCCCGGACCACCGAGGAAGTGACCGTCACCCGCCCCGGACTTACAATGCGCGGCTTGGGACTGGAGGCGGATTTCGACCGCCAGCAGGTTTCCCTCCTTTCGCAGGTGCACACCCGTTATGTTCCGTCCCACTGA
- the lptA gene encoding lipopolysaccharide transport periplasmic protein LptA: MFRPTDIAAGTLALALLAAFGSAGARTSDRSQPMDIESASGVCETGQNAVCTLTGKVSITQGTLRIQSEKAVVTQAGGNPSRAQLSGGVTLQQEMDDGDHIDARSANVDYDMRNEVIVFTGNVNIAQRRGNLSGERVVYNLKTGQMESGGNGGRVKMRILPKDAQGGGQSGGKGSP; encoded by the coding sequence ATGTTCCGTCCCACTGACATCGCCGCCGGCACGCTGGCACTGGCACTCCTGGCCGCCTTCGGCAGCGCCGGCGCGCGCACCTCCGACCGCAGCCAGCCGATGGACATCGAGTCCGCCAGCGGCGTGTGCGAAACCGGCCAGAACGCCGTCTGCACCCTGACCGGCAAGGTGTCGATCACCCAGGGCACGCTGCGCATCCAGTCGGAGAAGGCGGTGGTCACCCAGGCGGGCGGCAACCCCAGCCGCGCCCAGCTCAGCGGCGGCGTCACCCTGCAGCAGGAAATGGACGACGGCGACCACATCGACGCGCGCTCGGCCAACGTCGACTACGACATGCGCAACGAGGTGATCGTGTTCACCGGCAACGTCAACATCGCCCAGCGGCGCGGCAACCTCAGCGGCGAGCGCGTGGTCTACAACCTCAAGACCGGGCAGATGGAAAGCGGCGGCAACGGCGGCCGGGTCAAGATGCGGATCCTGCCGAAGGACGCGCAGGGCGGCGGCCAGAGCGGCGGCAAGGGCTCGCCCTGA
- the lptB gene encoding LPS export ABC transporter ATP-binding protein, with amino-acid sequence MLVAEGLRKRYRAREVVRDFGLTLKPGEVVGLLGPNGAGKTTCFYMIVGLVPADAGRILLDGKDITDQPMYARARLGLGYLPQEPSVFRKLSVADNLRLVLELRPDLDEDGREHELNALLDELQIGHVTEQLGASLSGGERRRVEIARALAGKPRMILLDEPFAGVDPISVNEIQRIVRHLKQRGIGVLITDHNVRETLGICDRAYILAEGGVLAQGSPAELLENPDVRRVYLGDSFRL; translated from the coding sequence ATGCTGGTCGCCGAGGGGCTGCGCAAACGCTACCGCGCGCGCGAGGTCGTGCGCGACTTCGGGCTGACCCTGAAGCCCGGCGAAGTGGTCGGCCTGCTCGGCCCGAACGGCGCCGGCAAGACCACCTGCTTCTACATGATCGTGGGCCTGGTGCCCGCCGACGCCGGCCGCATCCTGCTGGACGGCAAGGACATCACCGACCAGCCGATGTACGCGCGCGCGCGCCTCGGCCTGGGCTACCTGCCGCAGGAGCCGTCGGTGTTCCGCAAGCTCAGCGTGGCCGACAACCTCCGGCTGGTGCTGGAGCTGCGTCCGGATCTGGATGAGGACGGCCGCGAGCACGAATTGAACGCGCTGCTGGACGAACTGCAGATCGGTCACGTCACCGAGCAGCTCGGCGCCAGCCTGTCCGGCGGCGAGCGGCGGCGCGTGGAGATCGCCCGCGCGCTGGCCGGCAAACCGCGCATGATCCTGCTGGACGAGCCCTTCGCCGGCGTCGATCCGATTTCGGTGAACGAGATCCAGCGCATCGTCCGCCACCTCAAGCAGCGCGGCATCGGCGTGCTGATCACCGACCACAACGTGCGCGAAACGCTGGGCATCTGCGACCGCGCCTACATCCTTGCCGAAGGCGGCGTGCTGGCGCAGGGTTCGCCCGCCGAGCTGCTGGAGAACCCGGACGTGCGCCGGGTCTACCTGGGCGACAGCTTCCGGCTGTAA
- a CDS encoding RNA polymerase factor sigma-54 — MKQRLSAATQQHLVLTPQLRQAIRLLQLSATELEAEVAEAVANNPLLDWQEAGAEPAPSPQGEADNGTVAEAAPEPEPPWEHDAEPWQESPGAYHGDHGETDHPSAEETLQDHLLWQLHLGHFSPRDTRIGIALIDAIDDDGYLREDLAALAASLRPDLETTPDEMLPVLHRIQQFDPIGVGACDLGECLRLQLRALPEDTPGREAAFAIAAGPLQQLPKIGIGGVCTALGCAAPEAETAVQLLRTLDPRPGAQHGALPAGTYVSPDCVIWRQHGLWRAALAAGALPRVAIQRDYQQMIRHASADDADYLRGHLQEARWLLKGLESRADTLLRVVRCLVREQAAFLEFGPQALRPLTLRSVAAELGLHESTVSRVIARKYVRTPRGTMPLRDFFASGIDTFDGGSASSTAIQDRIRQLVAGENPRKPLSDARLADTLKVEGVPVARRTVAKYREALQIPASHERVRIG, encoded by the coding sequence ATGAAGCAACGCCTGTCCGCCGCGACGCAGCAGCACCTGGTCCTGACCCCGCAACTGCGTCAGGCGATCCGCCTGCTCCAGCTGTCCGCGACCGAACTGGAAGCCGAGGTGGCCGAGGCGGTGGCCAACAACCCGCTGCTGGACTGGCAGGAAGCAGGCGCCGAACCCGCACCATCGCCGCAGGGCGAAGCGGACAACGGAACCGTCGCGGAAGCCGCGCCCGAGCCGGAACCGCCGTGGGAGCACGACGCCGAGCCGTGGCAGGAATCCCCCGGCGCGTACCACGGCGACCACGGCGAGACCGACCATCCGAGCGCCGAGGAAACCCTGCAGGATCATCTGCTGTGGCAATTGCACCTGGGCCATTTCAGCCCGCGCGACACCCGCATCGGCATCGCCCTGATCGACGCCATCGACGACGACGGCTACCTGCGCGAGGACCTCGCCGCGCTGGCCGCCAGCCTGCGCCCCGACCTCGAGACGACGCCGGACGAGATGCTGCCGGTGCTGCACCGCATCCAGCAGTTCGATCCGATCGGCGTGGGTGCGTGCGACCTGGGCGAATGCCTGCGCCTGCAGCTGCGCGCCTTGCCGGAGGACACGCCGGGCCGGGAAGCCGCCTTCGCGATCGCGGCGGGGCCGTTGCAGCAGCTGCCGAAGATCGGCATCGGCGGTGTCTGCACGGCGCTCGGCTGCGCCGCGCCCGAGGCGGAAACCGCGGTGCAGCTGCTGCGCACGCTGGACCCGCGCCCCGGCGCCCAGCACGGCGCGCTGCCCGCCGGCACCTACGTCAGCCCCGACTGCGTGATCTGGCGTCAACACGGCCTGTGGCGGGCGGCGCTGGCGGCCGGCGCGCTGCCGCGCGTCGCCATCCAGCGCGACTACCAGCAGATGATCCGCCACGCCAGCGCGGACGATGCCGACTACCTGCGCGGCCACCTGCAGGAAGCCCGCTGGCTGCTGAAGGGGCTGGAATCGCGCGCCGACACCCTGCTCCGGGTGGTGCGCTGCTTGGTGCGCGAGCAGGCCGCGTTCCTGGAGTTCGGCCCGCAGGCGCTGCGCCCGCTGACCCTGCGCAGCGTGGCGGCGGAGCTGGGCCTGCACGAGTCCACCGTGTCGCGCGTGATCGCCCGCAAATACGTGCGCACCCCGCGCGGCACCATGCCGCTGCGCGACTTCTTCGCTTCCGGCATCGACACCTTTGATGGCGGCAGCGCGTCCAGCACCGCCATCCAGGACCGCATCCGCCAGCTGGTGGCCGGCGAGAACCCGCGCAAGCCCTTGTCGGATGCGCGGCTTGCCGATACGTTGAAGGTGGAAGGCGTGCCGGTGGCGAGGCGGACGGTGGCGAAATACCGCGAAGCCCTGCAGATCCCGGCGTCGCACGAACGCGTGCGCATCGGCTGA
- the hpf gene encoding ribosome hibernation-promoting factor, HPF/YfiA family, giving the protein MQIETYGQQMEVTPALRSYVENRCERLGRHFEGDCAIRVQLGLEKPAHKAEATATLAGRTLHADASGADMYAAIDLLVDKLDRLLVKHKEKQMEQRRSEGLAKSSAFD; this is encoded by the coding sequence ATGCAGATCGAAACCTACGGCCAGCAGATGGAGGTCACGCCCGCCCTGCGCAGCTACGTGGAAAACCGCTGCGAGCGCCTCGGCCGGCACTTCGAGGGCGACTGCGCGATCCGCGTCCAGCTCGGGCTGGAAAAGCCCGCGCACAAGGCCGAAGCCACGGCCACGCTGGCCGGCCGCACCCTGCACGCGGACGCCTCCGGCGCGGACATGTACGCGGCCATCGACCTGCTGGTGGACAAGCTCGACCGCCTGCTGGTGAAGCACAAGGAAAAGCAGATGGAGCAGCGCCGCAGCGAAGGCCTGGCCAAGAGCAGCGCCTTCGATTGA
- the hprK gene encoding HPr(Ser) kinase/phosphatase: MSAARITAAELFANQQERLALRWLAGQESGGQRVLEAVDTVARRPSLAGYLNAIYPNRVQILGTEELEWLDGLDARQRWETIHKIIDFRPLALVISKNQSCPEDLRIAAEESDTPLWVSPRRGHELLNHLQYMLARTLAPRVTLHGVFMEIYSIGVLITGESGSGKSELALELVTRGHRLVADDAPEFTQIAPDVLDGACPELLQDMLELRGLGVLNIRQMFGDTAVKRNKYLRLIVHLSRPSLEPSPSGMERLTGDLGIRRVLDLDVPMITIPVMAGRNLAVLTEAATRMHILRSKGIDPAAAFMARHSHFLEHAAQ; the protein is encoded by the coding sequence GTGAGCGCGGCCCGCATCACCGCCGCCGAACTGTTCGCCAACCAGCAGGAACGGCTGGCGCTGCGCTGGCTGGCCGGGCAGGAATCCGGCGGCCAGCGCGTGCTGGAAGCGGTGGACACGGTGGCCCGCCGGCCTTCGCTGGCGGGCTACCTCAACGCCATCTATCCCAATCGCGTGCAGATCCTCGGCACCGAGGAACTGGAATGGCTGGACGGGCTGGACGCCCGCCAGCGCTGGGAGACCATCCACAAGATCATCGACTTCCGCCCGCTGGCGCTGGTCATCAGCAAGAACCAGTCCTGCCCGGAAGACCTGCGCATCGCCGCCGAGGAATCCGACACGCCGCTGTGGGTGTCGCCGCGCCGCGGCCACGAACTGCTCAACCACCTCCAGTACATGCTGGCGCGCACGCTGGCGCCGCGGGTCACGCTGCACGGCGTGTTCATGGAGATCTATTCGATCGGGGTGCTGATCACCGGCGAATCCGGCTCCGGCAAGAGCGAACTGGCGCTGGAGCTGGTGACCCGCGGCCACCGGCTGGTCGCCGACGACGCGCCGGAGTTCACCCAGATCGCGCCCGACGTGCTCGACGGCGCCTGCCCCGAACTGCTGCAGGACATGCTGGAGCTGCGCGGCCTCGGCGTGCTCAACATCCGGCAGATGTTCGGCGACACCGCGGTCAAGCGGAACAAGTACCTGCGCCTGATCGTGCACCTCAGCCGGCCGTCGCTGGAACCCAGCCCGAGCGGGATGGAGCGGCTGACCGGCGACCTCGGCATCCGCCGCGTACTCGACCTCGACGTGCCGATGATCACCATCCCGGTGATGGCCGGCCGCAACCTGGCCGTGCTCACCGAGGCCGCCACCCGCATGCACATCCTGCGCAGCAAGGGCATCGACCCGGCCGCCGCGTTCATGGCCCGCCACAGCCACTTCCTGGAGCACGCCGCGCAATGA
- the rapZ gene encoding RNase adapter RapZ produces MSTGDTPTMLIVSGMSGSGKSGALHTLEDLGYYCVDNLPAELLPEFVRMLQASESAPSKVAVVIDARSLGDLAEVPTALSQVGALGANPRLLYLEARDDVILRRYADTRRRHPLSHLGLVLADAISLDRQALKPLRQIADIRIDTSELNVHQMRRRVLEEFGLSGTGLSLLFQSFAYRHGVPPDADFVFDARVLPNPHWDARLRPLSGRDAEVREHLDAEPDVVAYVAQVQGFLDTWLPRLRSETRSYVTVAFGCSGGRHRSVYLAERLARHCRDTGWAEVAVHHRELD; encoded by the coding sequence ATGAGCACCGGGGACACGCCGACCATGCTGATCGTCAGCGGCATGTCCGGCTCGGGCAAGTCGGGCGCGCTGCACACGCTGGAGGACCTCGGCTACTACTGCGTGGACAACCTGCCGGCAGAGCTGCTGCCGGAGTTCGTGCGCATGCTGCAGGCCAGCGAATCGGCACCGTCGAAGGTCGCGGTGGTCATCGACGCGCGCAGCCTCGGCGATCTGGCGGAAGTGCCGACCGCGCTGTCGCAGGTCGGCGCGCTCGGCGCCAATCCGCGCCTGCTGTACCTGGAAGCGCGCGACGACGTGATTCTGCGCCGCTACGCCGACACCCGCCGCCGGCATCCGCTCAGCCATCTCGGGCTGGTGCTGGCCGACGCGATCTCGCTGGACCGGCAGGCGCTCAAGCCGCTGCGGCAGATCGCCGACATCCGCATCGACACCAGCGAACTCAACGTCCACCAGATGCGCCGGCGCGTGCTGGAGGAATTCGGCCTGTCCGGCACCGGGCTGTCGCTGCTGTTCCAGTCCTTCGCCTATCGCCACGGCGTGCCGCCCGACGCCGACTTCGTGTTCGACGCGCGGGTGCTGCCCAACCCGCACTGGGATGCGCGCCTGCGGCCGCTGTCCGGGCGCGACGCCGAGGTGCGCGAACACCTCGACGCGGAACCCGACGTGGTCGCCTACGTCGCCCAGGTGCAGGGCTTCCTCGACACCTGGCTGCCCAGGCTGCGCTCGGAAACCCGCAGCTACGTCACCGTCGCCTTCGGCTGCAGCGGCGGCCGCCACCGCTCGGTGTACCTGGCCGAACGGCTGGCCCGGCACTGCCGCGACACCGGCTGGGCGGAAGTGGCCGTGCACCACCGCGAGCTGGACTGA
- a CDS encoding PTS sugar transporter subunit IIA produces MSVGILLVTHEGFGSALLAVATRLLRNLPLSCEAFEVPFDGDPDALLPQASAAMRRVDGGHGVLVLTDLYGATPANIAARLARIGTPVRRVSALSLPMLLRVMNYAELDLDDLPAVAAAGARNGAIIDDA; encoded by the coding sequence ATGTCCGTCGGCATCCTCCTCGTCACCCATGAAGGCTTCGGCAGCGCGCTGCTGGCGGTCGCCACGCGCCTGCTGCGCAACCTGCCGCTTTCTTGCGAGGCGTTCGAGGTGCCGTTCGACGGCGACCCGGACGCGCTGCTGCCGCAGGCCAGCGCCGCGATGCGCCGGGTCGACGGTGGCCACGGCGTGCTGGTGCTGACCGACCTGTACGGCGCCACCCCCGCCAATATCGCCGCGCGGCTGGCGCGGATCGGCACGCCGGTGCGGCGCGTCTCCGCGCTCAGCCTGCCGATGCTGCTGCGGGTGATGAACTACGCGGAACTGGATCTGGACGATCTGCCGGCGGTCGCCGCCGCCGGTGCGCGCAACGGAGCGATCATCGATGACGCCTGA
- a CDS encoding HPr family phosphocarrier protein yields the protein MIRRELTITNRLGLHARATAKLVQLLSGFRCQATLEARGREVNAKSIMGVMLLAAGPGAEVVLRVDGEDEQAAAEAVAALFERRFDEDG from the coding sequence GTGATCCGGCGCGAACTCACCATCACCAACCGCCTCGGCCTGCACGCGCGCGCCACCGCCAAGCTGGTGCAGCTGCTGTCCGGCTTCCGCTGCCAGGCCACGCTGGAGGCGCGCGGGCGCGAGGTCAACGCCAAGAGCATCATGGGCGTGATGCTGCTGGCCGCCGGTCCCGGCGCCGAGGTGGTGCTGCGCGTCGACGGCGAGGACGAGCAGGCCGCCGCCGAGGCCGTGGCCGCGCTGTTCGAACGCCGCTTCGACGAGGACGGCTGA
- the ptsP gene encoding phosphoenolpyruvate--protein phosphotransferase, whose amino-acid sequence MRQLLSGNAAARGSALGRARVRLPHALDIEEARIGAEDVEAELARFHEAVDTVRAEMRELRERLHGALAHEIGEFLDLHALLLDDPELLSGIDALVRTGLYTADYALRLQRNRIAAVFEGMDDAYLRSRIDDIDQVIGRLHAALHSHKAALQGVSGEILVTDSVAPAELAQLQAQGVVGVITAGGSPLSHSAILARSLHLPLVVGAAQALLKVNDGDVLAIDGGTGLVVLEPDAADLREHHQRVAVARREQRQLNRLRREPTRTLDGTDVKLWANAESRDDVTEAHALGAAGVGLYRTEFLFLGSSELPDEDTQFHAYRDAVLAMTGRTVTIRTLDLGADKADKTGLALRDEPNPALGLRGVRLSLARDGLLRTQLRAIARASGYGPVRVLVPMVSGGEEMRAVRTALDEVLRELRAEGRETAAQLPLGAMIEVPSAALALPSFIGICDFLSVGTNDLVQYLLAADRTNEALGGLYSPLHPAVLRVLRDVVRIGQRRGRPVTVCGEIAADPAFTPLLLALGLTELSLHPATLLEVRRTIRASDLERLRASAPALLRARNRAGIEAWLTAQASRTH is encoded by the coding sequence ATGCGCCAGCTCCTGTCCGGCAATGCCGCCGCGCGCGGCAGCGCGCTTGGACGGGCCCGCGTGCGCCTGCCGCACGCGCTGGACATCGAGGAAGCGCGGATCGGCGCGGAGGACGTCGAGGCCGAACTGGCCCGCTTCCACGAAGCCGTGGACACCGTGCGCGCGGAAATGCGCGAGCTGCGCGAGCGCCTGCACGGCGCGCTGGCGCACGAAATCGGCGAATTCCTCGACCTCCACGCGCTGCTGCTGGACGACCCCGAGCTGCTGTCCGGCATCGACGCGCTGGTCCGCACCGGCCTGTATACGGCCGACTATGCCCTGCGCCTGCAGCGCAACCGCATCGCCGCCGTGTTCGAAGGCATGGACGATGCCTACCTGCGCAGCCGCATCGACGACATCGACCAGGTGATCGGCCGCCTGCATGCCGCCCTGCACAGCCACAAGGCCGCATTGCAGGGCGTGTCCGGCGAGATCCTGGTCACCGACAGCGTCGCGCCCGCCGAACTGGCGCAGCTGCAGGCGCAGGGCGTGGTCGGGGTGATCACCGCCGGCGGCAGCCCGCTCTCGCACAGCGCGATCCTCGCCCGCAGCCTGCACCTGCCCCTGGTGGTCGGCGCGGCGCAGGCGCTGCTGAAGGTCAACGACGGCGACGTGCTGGCGATCGACGGCGGCACCGGCCTGGTGGTGCTGGAGCCGGACGCCGCCGACCTGCGCGAACACCACCAGCGCGTCGCGGTGGCGCGCCGCGAGCAGCGCCAGCTCAACCGCCTGCGGCGCGAACCGACCCGCACTCTCGACGGCACCGACGTCAAGCTGTGGGCGAACGCGGAATCGCGCGACGACGTGACCGAGGCGCACGCGCTGGGCGCGGCCGGCGTCGGCCTGTACCGCACCGAGTTCCTGTTCCTGGGCAGCAGCGAGCTGCCGGACGAGGACACCCAGTTCCACGCCTACCGCGACGCGGTGCTGGCGATGACCGGGCGCACCGTCACCATCCGCACCCTCGACCTCGGCGCGGACAAGGCCGACAAGACCGGGCTGGCGCTGCGCGACGAACCCAATCCGGCGCTCGGCCTACGCGGCGTGCGCCTGTCGCTGGCCCGCGACGGCCTGCTGCGCACCCAGCTGCGCGCCATCGCCCGCGCCTCCGGCTATGGCCCGGTGCGCGTGCTGGTGCCGATGGTCAGCGGCGGCGAGGAGATGCGCGCCGTCCGCACCGCACTGGACGAGGTGCTGCGCGAGCTGCGCGCGGAAGGCCGCGAGACCGCCGCGCAGCTGCCGCTGGGCGCGATGATCGAAGTGCCCTCGGCGGCGCTGGCGCTGCCGTCCTTCATCGGCATCTGCGATTTCCTGTCGGTCGGCACCAACGACCTGGTGCAATACCTGCTCGCCGCCGACCGCACCAACGAGGCGCTGGGCGGCCTGTATTCGCCGCTGCACCCGGCGGTGCTGCGCGTGCTGCGCGACGTGGTGCGGATCGGCCAGCGCCGCGGCCGGCCGGTCACCGTCTGCGGCGAGATCGCCGCCGATCCGGCCTTCACCCCGCTGCTGCTGGCGCTGGGGCTGACCGAACTGAGCCTGCATCCGGCCACGCTGCTGGAAGTGCGCCGCACGATCCGCGCCAGCGACCTCGAACGCCTGCGCGCCTCCGCGCCCGCCCTGCTGCGCGCGCGCAACCGCGCCGGCATCGAAGCCTGGTTGACGGCCCAGGCATCACGCACGCATTGA
- a CDS encoding HD-GYP domain-containing protein: MAQTSVNLAGMRPLRQGDLQVGKPLACAIYDRHGILLLQRGGVVENENQLETLLERDCLIASACAAGGNDAQADAPAPCAPPTPFEAMDQLQRDVGQMHRRLLAGSASGIGKQVAQMAASIDDALARDTDAALASMQLQLDPNDHAARQAHAAIICVFAARTLHLDADALTALTGAALTYDVALGPLATQLNSQSERLSADQLDQVRAHPEASRRMLEAASVDDPLWLEAVLHHHERLDGSGYPHGLRGDGIPHLARLLGIVDIYTAMLRPRTYRDAVPARMALRNIFLERGKQVDEALATLLIKELGVYPPGTLVRLANDEIGVVLHRGGDAAHPQVSRLMTAEGYRASVAVVRDTHAAEFQIVDSVPHGRYPGLLPNIAALWN, encoded by the coding sequence ATGGCCCAGACCTCCGTCAATCTGGCCGGCATGCGCCCGCTCAGGCAAGGCGACCTGCAAGTGGGCAAACCGCTCGCCTGCGCGATCTACGACCGACACGGCATCCTGCTGCTGCAGCGCGGCGGCGTCGTCGAGAACGAAAACCAGCTGGAGACCCTGCTGGAACGCGACTGCCTGATCGCCAGCGCGTGCGCCGCCGGCGGCAACGACGCGCAGGCGGACGCGCCCGCGCCTTGCGCGCCGCCCACGCCCTTCGAAGCGATGGACCAGTTGCAGCGCGACGTCGGCCAAATGCACCGGCGCCTGCTCGCCGGCAGCGCTAGCGGCATCGGCAAGCAGGTGGCGCAGATGGCCGCCAGCATCGACGACGCCCTCGCCCGCGACACCGACGCGGCGCTGGCCTCGATGCAGTTGCAGCTCGACCCGAACGACCACGCCGCGCGCCAGGCCCACGCCGCCATCATCTGCGTCTTCGCCGCGCGCACCCTGCATCTCGACGCCGACGCCCTGACCGCGCTGACCGGAGCGGCGCTGACCTACGATGTCGCACTGGGCCCGCTGGCCACCCAGCTCAACAGCCAGAGCGAACGCCTCAGCGCCGACCAGCTAGACCAGGTGCGCGCGCATCCGGAGGCGAGCCGGCGGATGCTGGAAGCCGCCAGCGTCGACGATCCGCTGTGGCTGGAGGCCGTGCTGCACCACCACGAACGCCTCGACGGCTCCGGCTATCCGCACGGCCTGCGCGGCGACGGCATTCCACACCTGGCCCGGCTGCTGGGCATCGTCGACATCTACACGGCGATGCTGCGCCCGCGCACCTACCGCGACGCCGTTCCCGCGCGCATGGCGCTGCGCAACATCTTCCTGGAGCGCGGCAAGCAGGTCGACGAAGCGCTGGCGACATTGCTCATCAAGGAACTGGGCGTGTATCCGCCGGGCACGCTGGTGCGGCTGGCCAACGACGAAATCGGCGTCGTCCTCCACCGCGGCGGCGATGCCGCTCATCCGCAGGTATCGCGGCTGATGACGGCGGAAGGCTACCGGGCCAGCGTCGCCGTGGTGCGCGACACCCACGCGGCGGAATTCCAGATCGTCGACTCGGTGCCGCACGGCCGCTATCCCGGCCTGTTGCCGAACATCGCGGCGCTGTGGAACTGA
- the mgtE gene encoding magnesium transporter — translation MAEPIRHDKTARQLRLLSDALDSGRLGPVRRLVNTLSPAEIGNLLESLPPGKRTVVWGLVDPEDDGEVLVHVGDEVREGLIADMDQDELVAAASDLDIDDLADLVEDLPDTVIDEVLKSMDRENRERLEQVLSYDEDSAGRLMNPDVVTVRADTTIDVVLRYLRLRGELPDHTDHLYVVSKRHQYLGRIALQALLTHEAGTPINQLLDDEQPAIDVNETSNEVARQFSDHDWISAPVVDENNILLGRITIDDVVDIIREQAEHQVLSAAGLDEDEDLFSPVWRAMRRRLVWLSINLCTAFLAASVVGQFEGTINQLVALAVLMPIVAGMGGNAGTQVLALMVRGLALGQVGASNIKPLLWKESRVALLNGLVLGTVLGLIVLLWFHSIGLSLVIFVALTCNLLFAALAGVTVPVMIKRAGYDPALASSIFLTTVTDVMGFFTFLGLATLVLLR, via the coding sequence ATGGCCGAACCCATCCGCCACGACAAGACCGCGCGCCAGCTGCGCCTGCTCAGCGACGCGCTGGACAGCGGCCGGCTGGGCCCGGTGCGGCGGCTGGTCAACACGCTCTCGCCCGCCGAGATCGGCAACCTGCTGGAATCGCTGCCGCCGGGCAAGCGCACCGTGGTCTGGGGCTTGGTCGATCCGGAGGACGACGGCGAGGTGCTGGTCCACGTCGGCGACGAGGTGCGCGAAGGCCTGATCGCGGACATGGACCAGGACGAACTGGTCGCCGCCGCCTCCGACCTCGACATCGACGACCTCGCCGACCTGGTCGAGGACCTGCCGGACACGGTGATCGACGAAGTCCTGAAGTCGATGGATCGCGAGAACCGCGAGCGCCTGGAGCAGGTGCTGTCCTACGATGAGGACAGCGCCGGCCGCCTGATGAACCCCGACGTGGTGACGGTGCGCGCCGACACCACCATCGACGTGGTGCTGCGCTACCTGCGCCTGCGCGGCGAACTGCCCGACCACACCGACCACCTGTACGTGGTCAGCAAGCGCCACCAGTATCTCGGCCGGATCGCGCTGCAGGCGCTGCTGACCCACGAGGCCGGCACGCCGATCAACCAGCTGCTGGACGACGAGCAGCCGGCCATCGACGTCAACGAAACTTCGAACGAAGTGGCCCGCCAGTTCTCCGACCACGACTGGATCAGCGCGCCGGTGGTGGACGAGAACAACATCCTGCTCGGCCGCATCACCATCGACGACGTGGTCGACATCATCCGCGAGCAGGCCGAGCACCAAGTGCTGTCCGCCGCCGGCCTGGACGAGGACGAGGACCTGTTCAGCCCCGTCTGGCGCGCGATGCGCCGCCGGCTGGTGTGGCTGTCGATCAACCTGTGCACCGCCTTTCTCGCCGCCAGCGTGGTCGGCCAGTTCGAGGGCACCATCAACCAGCTGGTGGCATTGGCGGTGCTGATGCCGATCGTCGCCGGCATGGGCGGCAACGCCGGCACGCAGGTATTGGCGCTGATGGTGCGCGGCCTGGCGCTGGGCCAGGTGGGCGCCTCCAACATCAAGCCGCTGCTGTGGAAGGAATCGCGCGTGGCCCTGCTCAACGGGCTGGTGCTGGGCACGGTGCTGGGCCTGATCGTGCTGCTGTGGTTCCACAGCATCGGCCTGTCGCTGGTGATCTTCGTCGCGCTGACCTGCAACCTGCTGTTCGCCGCGTTGGCCGGCGTGACGGTGCCGGTGATGATCAAGCGCGCCGGCTACGACCCCGCCCTCGCCAGCAGCATCTTCCTCACCACCGTCACCGACGTGATGG